In Candidatus Binatia bacterium, one DNA window encodes the following:
- a CDS encoding amine dehydrogenase large subunit — translation MRRLAGLLLIFSLALLPALPLGAYAEDDVAEPVGKVLTLPAKPGPHWFWLSDVILHRTALYDGDSGKMLGTINAGTPGVGFTIWPLFSPDHREIYIPESYFSRGVRGDRTDVVTIYDGQTLMPTAEIPIPPKRAEYFPGVAPNAISDDGRFVAIFNVTPAQSLSIVDVAERRFTTEIQTPGCSLVYSAGPRRFFMLCADGAALVVTLDDAGQQVSAERTEPFFDAEQDPVFEAAGRHGDGYLFASFEGYVHPVDVSGEKPRFGEKWSLLSDAERSAGWRIGGGQPVALHAATGRLYLLMHEGPKDSHKQPGTEIWVYDVATRNRVAEIPVNNPLSNFLRGQMRVGREGFRDRLLVWLLDAVLPNTGAEAILVTQDAQPVLVVMSMLPPALTVHDAQTGAILHEIAEPGIAGSVLVAP, via the coding sequence ATGCGCCGCCTGGCCGGTCTCCTGCTGATCTTTTCGCTGGCGTTGCTGCCGGCGCTGCCGCTCGGTGCGTACGCGGAGGACGACGTCGCGGAGCCGGTCGGCAAGGTGTTGACGCTGCCGGCGAAGCCCGGTCCGCACTGGTTCTGGCTGAGCGACGTCATCCTGCACCGCACGGCGCTCTACGACGGCGACAGCGGCAAGATGCTCGGCACGATCAACGCGGGCACGCCCGGCGTCGGCTTCACGATCTGGCCGCTGTTCTCGCCCGACCACCGCGAGATCTACATCCCCGAGAGCTACTTCTCGCGCGGCGTGCGTGGCGACCGCACCGACGTCGTGACCATCTACGACGGCCAGACGCTGATGCCGACCGCGGAGATCCCGATCCCGCCGAAGCGCGCCGAGTACTTCCCCGGCGTCGCGCCGAACGCGATCTCCGACGACGGACGCTTCGTCGCGATCTTCAACGTGACGCCCGCGCAGTCGCTGAGCATCGTCGACGTGGCCGAGCGCCGCTTCACGACCGAGATCCAGACGCCCGGCTGCAGCCTCGTCTACTCCGCGGGGCCGCGCCGCTTCTTCATGCTGTGCGCGGACGGCGCGGCGCTCGTCGTGACGCTCGACGACGCCGGTCAGCAGGTGAGCGCCGAGCGCACCGAGCCCTTCTTCGACGCCGAGCAGGATCCGGTGTTCGAGGCTGCCGGGCGGCACGGCGACGGCTATCTCTTCGCGTCGTTCGAGGGCTACGTCCATCCGGTCGACGTGTCCGGCGAGAAGCCGCGGTTCGGCGAGAAGTGGTCGCTGCTCAGCGACGCCGAGCGCAGCGCCGGCTGGCGGATCGGCGGCGGGCAGCCGGTCGCGCTGCACGCCGCGACCGGACGCCTCTACCTGCTGATGCACGAGGGGCCGAAGGACTCGCACAAGCAGCCGGGCACCGAGATCTGGGTCTACGACGTCGCGACCCGCAACCGCGTCGCCGAGATCCCGGTGAACAACCCGCTGTCGAACTTCCTGCGCGGTCAGATGCGCGTCGGCCGTGAGGGCTTCCGCGATCGTCTGCTCGTCTGGCTGCTCGACGCCGTGCTGCCGAACACCGGCGCGGAGGCGATCCTGGTGACGCAGGACGCGCAGCCGGTGCTGGTCGTGATGTCGATGCTGCCGCCCGCGCTGACGGTGCACGACGCGCAGACCGGCGCGATCCTGCACGAGATCGCCGAGCCCGGGATCGCGGGCAGCGTGCTCGTCGCGCCGTGA
- a CDS encoding CBS domain-containing protein — MALELGNLHHMPTIKVAMTPFPFFVEIDASVTEARAVMREHEIHHLPVTEDGTLVGVLSERELRLLEATGRIDVDAPGSVRDACVRDAYVVDVDAPLDEVLSTMAARHLGAALVVKNRKLAGILTSSDACRLLAEALRERFPAPDGDSAA; from the coding sequence ATGGCGCTCGAGCTCGGCAATCTCCACCACATGCCGACCATCAAGGTCGCGATGACGCCGTTCCCGTTCTTCGTCGAGATCGACGCAAGCGTGACGGAGGCGCGTGCGGTGATGCGTGAGCACGAGATCCACCACCTGCCGGTCACGGAAGACGGCACGCTCGTCGGCGTGCTCAGCGAGCGCGAGCTGCGGCTGCTCGAGGCGACGGGCCGGATCGACGTCGACGCGCCCGGCAGCGTGCGCGACGCCTGCGTGCGCGACGCGTACGTCGTCGACGTCGACGCGCCGCTCGACGAGGTGCTCTCGACGATGGCCGCGCGTCACCTGGGCGCGGCGCTGGTCGTCAAGAATCGAAAGCTCGCCGGGATCCTGACCAGCAGCGACGCGTGTCGCTTGCTCGCCGAGGCGCTGCGCGAGCGCTTTCCGGCGCCCGACGGCGACAGCGCGGCCTAG
- a CDS encoding lysylphosphatidylglycerol synthase domain-containing protein, translated as MRVQEERGRDTPERRRAKVIPLPRRGAPPEAAEHDAPERRRRLLRWVERALLVVGIVGLAAIVREIGFDAVLESFRRLRFLLPLLLIFPGILLQVSETLAWRFAFRHDVATFRELFVARLAGEALSATTPTATVGGESVKAWLLSQRARVREIVPSLVVAKTSDALAQFLFLGLGLALAWQEPHLDPRMLHGMVTLLFIEALCIVGFAAVQTGGALARVRALLARLRVMSEISVDSATLHVDRALARYYRLRGGRFVLSTSFNLISCLLSALETAILMHALGGPGSFANALVINAIASGISFLAFFVPGQIAVREGAYVAAFVALGLDPAVGLSVALAKRVLDLTWAGVGLVLLARRRRAGLTTRRPLSAGTS; from the coding sequence ATGCGTGTGCAGGAAGAACGGGGCCGCGACACGCCTGAAAGGCGACGCGCCAAGGTGATCCCGCTACCGCGCCGTGGCGCGCCGCCCGAGGCGGCGGAGCACGACGCGCCGGAGCGGCGACGCCGGCTGCTGCGCTGGGTCGAGCGCGCGCTGCTCGTGGTCGGGATCGTCGGGCTCGCGGCGATCGTGCGCGAGATCGGCTTCGACGCGGTCCTCGAGTCCTTCCGCCGGCTGCGCTTCCTGCTGCCGCTCCTGCTGATCTTCCCGGGCATCCTGCTGCAGGTGTCCGAGACCCTCGCCTGGCGGTTCGCGTTCCGCCACGACGTGGCGACCTTCCGCGAGCTGTTCGTCGCGCGGCTCGCGGGCGAGGCGCTGAGCGCGACGACGCCCACCGCGACCGTCGGCGGCGAGAGCGTCAAGGCGTGGCTGCTCAGCCAGCGCGCGCGGGTGCGCGAGATCGTGCCGTCGCTCGTCGTCGCGAAGACCAGCGACGCGCTCGCGCAGTTCCTCTTCCTCGGCCTCGGCCTCGCGCTCGCGTGGCAGGAGCCGCACCTCGACCCGCGCATGCTGCACGGCATGGTGACGCTGCTCTTCATCGAGGCGCTGTGCATCGTCGGCTTCGCGGCCGTACAGACCGGCGGCGCGCTCGCGCGCGTGCGCGCGCTGCTCGCTCGCCTGCGCGTCATGAGCGAGATCAGCGTCGACAGCGCGACGCTGCACGTCGACCGCGCGCTCGCACGCTACTACCGCCTGCGCGGCGGACGCTTCGTCCTGTCGACGTCGTTCAATCTGATCTCGTGCCTGCTGTCGGCGCTCGAGACCGCGATCCTGATGCACGCGCTCGGCGGACCGGGCTCGTTCGCGAACGCGCTGGTGATCAACGCGATCGCGAGCGGCATCTCGTTCCTCGCCTTCTTCGTGCCGGGTCAGATCGCAGTGCGCGAGGGCGCGTACGTCGCGGCCTTCGTCGCGCTCGGCCTCGATCCGGCGGTCGGGCTCTCGGTCGCGCTCGCGAAGCGCGTCCTCGACCTCACCTGGGCGGGCGTCGGGCTCGTGCTGCTGGCGCGGCGGCGCCGCGCCGGCCTCACAACCCGACGACCACTTTCGGCGGGTACTTCTTGA
- a CDS encoding NAD(P)-binding domain-containing protein has protein sequence MATIYRDEDADLGVLREARIAVVGYGNQGRSWALNLRDSGLDVSVCVRADASREQARRDGFAVSDLDAANEADVLCVLIPDDAIPSLPLHPSERALTVLASGYNYAFDRFAPPGDLGMVAPRMLGPEVRRCFEEGRGFISAVGVQRDVTGTAKQRTLAIAKAIGGLREGGIELTPRQEAILDLAVEQVLSPALAHVSTSFVTAMLEQDIPLEAILTELFLSGEVERTYRLLREQGFARQMEYHSPTSQYGQLSRRGAYDHLDVLAKMRELTQDIASGRFADEWDRERDAGHPRLAALKEQFCGPAVQEFEDDLRRRLGPGVRGE, from the coding sequence ATGGCGACGATCTATCGGGACGAGGACGCGGACCTCGGCGTGCTGCGCGAGGCGCGCATCGCGGTGGTCGGCTACGGCAACCAGGGACGCTCGTGGGCGCTCAACCTGCGCGACTCCGGGCTCGACGTGTCGGTCTGCGTGCGCGCGGACGCGTCGCGCGAGCAGGCGCGTCGCGACGGCTTCGCGGTGTCCGACCTCGACGCAGCAAACGAAGCCGACGTCCTCTGCGTCCTGATCCCGGACGACGCGATCCCGTCGCTGCCGCTGCATCCTTCGGAGCGCGCGCTCACCGTGCTCGCGAGCGGCTACAACTACGCCTTCGATCGCTTCGCGCCGCCGGGCGACCTCGGCATGGTCGCGCCGCGCATGCTCGGACCCGAGGTGCGGCGCTGCTTCGAGGAAGGTCGCGGCTTCATCAGCGCGGTCGGCGTGCAGCGCGACGTCACCGGCACGGCGAAGCAGCGCACGCTCGCCATCGCGAAGGCGATCGGCGGCCTGCGCGAGGGCGGGATCGAGCTCACGCCGCGCCAGGAAGCGATCCTCGACCTCGCCGTCGAGCAGGTGCTGTCGCCGGCGCTCGCACACGTCAGCACGTCGTTCGTCACCGCGATGCTCGAGCAGGACATCCCGCTCGAGGCGATCCTCACCGAGCTCTTTCTGTCAGGTGAGGTCGAGCGCACGTACCGTCTGCTGCGCGAGCAAGGCTTCGCGCGGCAGATGGAGTACCACTCGCCGACCAGCCAGTACGGTCAGCTCTCGCGTCGCGGCGCCTACGATCACCTCGACGTGCTCGCCAAGATGCGCGAGCTCACGCAGGACATCGCGTCCGGCCGCTTCGCCGACGAGTGGGACCGCGAGCGCGACGCCGGTCACCCGCGGCTCGCGGCGCTGAAGGAGCAGTTCTGCGGTCCGGCGGTGCAGGAGTTCGAGGACGACCTGCGGCGTCGGCTCGGACCGGGCGTGCGCGGGGAGTAG
- a CDS encoding cytochrome c produces the protein MPQPRTTSRALASRVLRPASVAALGLLSSVLLASPVLADAPTSAASAPQPSTAVQAQAREVWATTCVTCHGANGAGDGLAATGLPVKPADFADPAWQKQVTDAQIERAIVDGGAAVGKSALMPANPDLANKPEVVAALRAMIRGFGAHAKH, from the coding sequence ATGCCGCAGCCTCGCACCACGTCCCGCGCGCTCGCGTCGCGCGTGCTTCGGCCGGCGTCCGTCGCGGCGCTCGGCCTTCTGAGCTCGGTCCTGCTCGCTTCGCCCGTGCTCGCCGACGCGCCGACGTCGGCAGCGAGCGCGCCGCAGCCGTCCACGGCGGTACAGGCCCAGGCGCGCGAGGTGTGGGCGACGACCTGCGTGACGTGTCACGGCGCCAACGGCGCCGGCGACGGTCTCGCCGCGACCGGTCTGCCCGTGAAGCCGGCGGACTTCGCCGATCCGGCGTGGCAGAAGCAGGTCACCGACGCGCAGATCGAGCGCGCGATCGTCGACGGCGGAGCTGCCGTCGGCAAGAGCGCCCTGATGCCGGCGAACCCCGACCTCGCGAACAAGCCCGAGGTGGTCGCCGCGCTGCGCGCGATGATCCGCGGCTTCGGCGCGCACGCGAAGCACTGA
- a CDS encoding cytochrome P450 translates to MEAQVQADTATRLFGGTIMSPVPDPYPVYRRLRHERPVVPLEGPLGRSYMITRYDDVHRALKDSGTFSSRGNARGIGLVMGRTILEMEGAEHLRLRRLVTPAFSPRALREGLDEVVERIVHQLVDGFARDGHADLVAQFTFTYPLRVMAHIMGLPIADFEQFHHWALELLSISEDPARGFAAAQRIVDYLRPILEERRREPRSDLVSTLVHAEVDGQRLTEEEVLSFLRLLLPAGAETTYRLTGSLIFALLAHDEVMEEVRADRAVLDRAIEETLRWESAVQYVSRETTREVEVAGVRIPEGELVMLALGSANRDETRFPDPDRFDMRRPNVSDHLAFGFGEHFCLGSNLARLEARIALNVLLDRLPNLRFAPGEECRIVGLAFRSPDRLPVVFDA, encoded by the coding sequence ATGGAAGCGCAGGTGCAGGCCGACACCGCGACCCGCCTGTTCGGGGGCACGATCATGAGCCCGGTGCCCGATCCGTATCCGGTCTACCGGCGGCTGCGGCACGAGCGTCCGGTGGTCCCGCTCGAGGGGCCGCTCGGACGCAGCTACATGATCACGCGCTACGACGACGTCCACCGCGCGCTCAAGGACTCGGGGACGTTCTCGTCGCGCGGCAACGCGCGCGGCATCGGCCTGGTCATGGGCCGCACCATCCTCGAGATGGAAGGCGCCGAGCACCTGCGCCTCCGCCGTCTCGTGACGCCGGCGTTCTCGCCGCGCGCCCTGCGCGAGGGGCTCGACGAGGTCGTCGAGCGCATCGTGCACCAGCTGGTCGACGGCTTCGCGCGCGACGGCCACGCGGACCTCGTCGCGCAGTTCACCTTCACCTACCCGCTGCGCGTCATGGCGCACATCATGGGGCTGCCGATCGCCGACTTCGAGCAGTTCCACCACTGGGCGCTCGAGCTGCTGTCGATCTCCGAGGATCCCGCGCGCGGCTTCGCCGCGGCGCAGCGCATCGTCGACTACCTGCGGCCGATCCTCGAGGAGCGGCGCCGCGAGCCGCGCTCGGATCTGGTCAGCACGCTCGTGCACGCCGAGGTCGACGGCCAGCGTCTGACCGAGGAAGAGGTGCTGAGCTTCCTGCGTCTGCTTCTGCCCGCGGGCGCGGAGACGACCTACCGCTTGACCGGCAGCTTGATCTTCGCGCTCCTCGCGCACGACGAGGTGATGGAGGAGGTCCGCGCCGATCGCGCCGTGCTCGATCGCGCGATCGAGGAGACGCTGCGCTGGGAGTCGGCCGTGCAGTACGTGTCGCGCGAGACGACGCGTGAGGTCGAGGTCGCGGGCGTGCGGATCCCAGAGGGCGAGCTCGTGATGCTCGCGCTCGGCTCGGCGAACCGCGACGAGACGCGCTTCCCGGATCCCGACCGCTTCGACATGCGGCGGCCGAACGTCTCGGACCACCTCGCGTTCGGCTTCGGCGAGCACTTCTGCCTGGGCTCGAACCTCGCGCGGCTCGAGGCGCGGATCGCGCTCAACGTGCTGCTCGACCGCCTGCCGAACCTGCGCTTCGCGCCGGGCGAGGAGTGCCGGATCGTCGGACTCGCCTTCCGCTCGCCCGACCGGCTGCCGGTGGTGTTCGATGCTTGA
- a CDS encoding class I adenylate-forming enzyme family protein: MSSLWPSLSQLLDEPRSRHPDKLAVATSDRQLSYAELDDLARRLAASFADAGLAGQRVATLLPNGIELIVCYLACWRAGVTMVPFEYVDAPPEISYGLADSESRWLIVHHEKLADLERVEVAKSAVERVFVACGEPRPGDARFDDLLAATPRELPPVDPATLAFILYTSGSTALPKGVTHSHASAAGIVRSVLAALRRVGEESLIVAHDSVSHMGGWIQAFPLLARGATVVLEKEFDAARFVPNLQRWRPTVLGAHVDHLWQIVRASGAKREDFASLDTVFTGGDELPLALQRAFMDLAGKPIEVGWGMTEAIWLTITRRVELERRGYMGVPVDEVELRVVDVNPNRFGADAATGEAGELWVRGPMVSPGYWRRPQADQEVFVDRWLRTGDMGLRDERGEYWFTGRLKQIIERNSENITPGEIEQALYRHPAVAEAGAFGVPDPDEGQVPIAYVSFKEGASASEDELKSFLATQIAEFKIPVRILPIERIPLTHSGKIDHKALAERYAATVGASAQR; this comes from the coding sequence ATGTCGTCGCTCTGGCCCTCGCTCTCGCAGCTGCTCGACGAGCCGCGCTCGCGTCATCCCGACAAGCTCGCCGTCGCGACGTCCGACCGCCAGCTGAGCTACGCCGAGCTCGACGATCTCGCACGGCGCCTCGCGGCCTCGTTCGCCGACGCCGGGCTCGCGGGCCAGCGCGTCGCGACGCTGCTGCCGAACGGCATCGAGCTGATCGTCTGCTACCTCGCTTGCTGGCGCGCCGGCGTGACCATGGTGCCGTTCGAGTACGTCGACGCGCCGCCGGAGATCTCCTACGGCCTCGCCGACTCGGAGTCGCGCTGGCTCATCGTGCACCACGAGAAGCTCGCCGACCTCGAGCGCGTCGAGGTCGCGAAGAGCGCGGTCGAGCGCGTCTTCGTCGCGTGCGGCGAGCCGCGTCCGGGCGACGCGCGCTTCGACGATCTCCTCGCGGCGACGCCGCGCGAGCTGCCGCCGGTCGACCCGGCGACGCTCGCCTTCATCCTCTACACCTCGGGCTCGACCGCGCTGCCGAAGGGCGTCACGCACTCGCACGCTTCGGCGGCGGGGATCGTGCGCAGCGTGCTCGCGGCGCTGCGCCGCGTCGGCGAGGAGTCGCTGATCGTGGCGCACGACTCGGTGTCGCACATGGGAGGCTGGATCCAAGCGTTCCCTCTGCTCGCGCGTGGCGCGACGGTCGTGCTCGAGAAGGAGTTCGACGCCGCGCGCTTCGTGCCGAACCTGCAGCGCTGGCGTCCGACGGTGCTCGGCGCGCACGTCGACCACCTGTGGCAGATCGTGCGCGCGTCGGGCGCGAAGCGCGAGGACTTCGCGTCGCTCGACACCGTCTTCACCGGCGGCGACGAGCTGCCGCTCGCCTTGCAGCGCGCCTTCATGGACCTCGCGGGCAAGCCGATCGAGGTCGGCTGGGGGATGACCGAGGCGATCTGGCTGACGATCACGCGCCGGGTCGAGCTCGAGCGCCGCGGCTACATGGGCGTGCCGGTCGACGAGGTCGAGCTGCGCGTGGTCGACGTCAATCCGAATCGCTTCGGCGCCGACGCGGCGACGGGCGAGGCGGGCGAGCTCTGGGTGCGCGGTCCGATGGTGTCGCCCGGCTACTGGCGGCGTCCGCAGGCGGACCAAGAGGTGTTCGTCGACCGCTGGCTGCGCACCGGCGACATGGGGCTGCGCGACGAGCGTGGCGAGTACTGGTTCACCGGACGCCTCAAGCAGATCATCGAGCGCAACAGCGAGAACATCACGCCGGGCGAGATCGAGCAGGCGCTGTACCGTCATCCGGCGGTCGCCGAGGCGGGCGCGTTCGGCGTGCCCGATCCCGACGAAGGTCAGGTGCCGATCGCCTACGTGAGCTTCAAGGAGGGGGCGAGCGCGAGCGAGGACGAGCTCAAGAGCTTCCTCGCGACGCAGATCGCGGAGTTCAAGATCCCGGTGCGCATCCTGCCGATCGAGCGCATCCCGCTGACGCACTCCGGCAAGATCGATCACAAGGCGCTCGCCGAGCGTTACGCCGCGACGGTCGGCGCGAGCGCCCAGCGCTGA
- a CDS encoding parallel beta-helix domain-containing protein has protein sequence MQRLLVPVCVALVFPTAALAAVCTDRTPAPITSVAPTARKCQETIASEGAKFLRAKLKTLSACRVNKKVPTGSCPTAKDVEKIEKAAAQATAKIAKACGDDAAQAGLTSSYATLTDPAPIASCMLSQHNVIGEWIVANANGATTEPWPGTGKERANCIKELNKTAWQVADLALKHASNCIKTQMKKGAGGDLAPVCVGSFSGGNYVPPTDTKTAAKMTKLFAQIEGKIAKKCGPVASLGQLETLFACPGAKSVADLQNCVVCNGFGGAVDALEQQYSETGKFVAHGTGAIQAAVDAASPGDKLLIASGTYAEEVLIQTHGLKLVGCGGATNDRPRIVPPSPEVAGRAIRANGVDDLLFQSLETFGQANDGIRVSLANGVTFRDIIGDGNLQSAYAIFPITSNNVVIELCKVTRVDDAPLYVGQSSGIIVRFNDVRDSVAGIEVENCGNAQVYGNYATNNTAGLLVFKDGSLPVQLSQCHEVHHNLFEANNTPNFGSGTVSNVPAGTGMLVISNDTTPIHHNISRNNRTFGLAFVDQQTAEFGPPFSADSLPEQNYIFNNILLGNGSDPDFALGTDALSLFAGAPGSNCQSGNIFENEFLFTLLPTCTLPPPAFPSCPAPPVP, from the coding sequence ATGCAAAGACTGCTCGTGCCCGTCTGCGTGGCACTCGTGTTCCCGACTGCCGCGCTGGCGGCGGTGTGCACGGATCGCACGCCGGCTCCGATCACCTCCGTCGCGCCCACCGCGCGCAAGTGTCAGGAGACGATCGCCTCCGAGGGCGCCAAGTTCCTGCGCGCCAAGCTCAAGACGCTGTCGGCCTGCCGCGTGAACAAGAAGGTGCCGACCGGCAGCTGTCCGACCGCGAAGGACGTCGAGAAGATCGAAAAGGCGGCCGCGCAGGCGACGGCGAAGATCGCCAAGGCATGTGGCGACGACGCCGCGCAGGCCGGCCTCACGTCGTCGTACGCGACCCTCACCGACCCGGCGCCGATCGCGAGCTGCATGCTCTCGCAGCACAACGTGATCGGCGAGTGGATCGTCGCCAACGCGAACGGCGCGACGACCGAGCCGTGGCCCGGCACGGGCAAGGAGCGCGCGAACTGCATCAAGGAGCTCAACAAGACCGCATGGCAGGTCGCGGACCTCGCGCTCAAGCACGCGAGCAACTGCATCAAGACGCAGATGAAGAAGGGCGCCGGCGGTGACCTCGCGCCGGTGTGCGTCGGCAGCTTCTCGGGCGGCAACTACGTCCCGCCGACGGACACCAAGACCGCGGCCAAGATGACCAAGCTGTTCGCGCAGATCGAGGGCAAGATCGCGAAGAAGTGCGGCCCGGTCGCGTCGCTCGGTCAGCTCGAGACGCTGTTCGCGTGCCCGGGCGCGAAGAGCGTCGCGGATCTGCAGAACTGCGTCGTGTGCAACGGCTTCGGCGGCGCGGTCGACGCGCTCGAGCAGCAGTACTCCGAGACCGGCAAGTTCGTTGCGCACGGCACGGGCGCGATCCAGGCGGCGGTCGACGCGGCCTCGCCCGGCGACAAGCTGCTGATCGCCTCGGGGACCTACGCCGAGGAGGTGCTGATCCAGACGCACGGTCTCAAGCTCGTCGGCTGCGGCGGCGCGACCAACGATCGTCCCCGGATCGTCCCGCCGAGCCCCGAGGTCGCGGGACGCGCCATCCGCGCCAACGGCGTCGACGACCTGCTCTTCCAGAGCCTCGAGACCTTCGGTCAAGCAAACGACGGCATCCGCGTCTCGCTCGCGAACGGCGTCACCTTCCGCGACATCATCGGCGACGGCAACCTGCAGTCGGCGTACGCGATCTTCCCGATCACCAGCAACAACGTCGTGATCGAGCTCTGCAAGGTGACGCGCGTCGACGACGCCCCGCTCTACGTCGGGCAGTCGAGCGGCATCATCGTGCGCTTCAACGACGTGCGCGACAGCGTCGCCGGCATCGAGGTCGAGAACTGCGGCAACGCGCAGGTCTACGGCAACTACGCGACCAACAACACCGCGGGCCTGCTGGTGTTCAAGGACGGCTCGCTGCCGGTGCAGCTCTCGCAGTGCCACGAGGTGCACCACAACCTGTTCGAGGCGAACAACACGCCGAACTTCGGCTCGGGCACCGTCTCGAACGTTCCGGCGGGCACCGGCATGCTGGTGATCTCGAACGACACCACGCCGATCCACCACAACATCTCGCGCAACAACCGGACGTTCGGTCTCGCGTTCGTCGACCAGCAGACGGCCGAGTTCGGACCGCCGTTCAGCGCCGACTCGCTGCCGGAGCAGAACTACATCTTCAACAACATCCTGCTCGGCAACGGCAGCGACCCCGACTTCGCGCTCGGCACCGACGCCCTGTCGCTGTTCGCCGGCGCGCCGGGGAGCAACTGCCAGAGCGGCAACATCTTCGAGAACGAGTTCCTGTTCACGCTGCTGCCGACGTGCACGCTGCCGCCGCCGGCGTTCCCGTCGTGTCCGGCGCCGCCGGTGCCCTAA
- a CDS encoding arylsulfatase, which translates to MAHDPIATPTVTLAENREPVFRHPEQDDAARRRIAEYAARHGGRKPNVLVILMDDVGWGDFGCYGGGVAVGAPTPNIDRLAAGGLRLTSCYSEPSCTPSRASLLTGRLPMRHGLQRPPMYGEKGGLQGEVTLAELLSRAGYVTQAVGKWHLGENVESQPQHVGFDDFYGFLSVSDMYTEWRDPYFFPEIVYSAERTKWIENQPFNKCFVHARRGEELESVEEVTIPVLSLLDDKWADYSIQFIRRMASENKPWFLYHCTRGAHFDNYPHERFLGKSPAKHPYKDTLLELDDIVGRLIDVLRETGQLEHTLVFVSSDNGPEMETWPDAAYSPFRCAKGSTWEGGQRVPGIFSWPGMIDPGRASDGLFSQMDLFPTVLTLAGAEELLPSDRFIDGVDQTSFLLHESGESNRKYLYYWLGQQFSALRVGEYKFMLASISDDDHDVLNPGGFTGVMQKYPYGRLYNLYLDPKETRSYLIRKLAYVEAFQSGIRNHLMTFKKYPPKVVVGL; encoded by the coding sequence ATGGCGCACGATCCGATCGCGACCCCGACCGTCACGCTCGCCGAGAACCGCGAGCCGGTCTTCCGTCACCCCGAGCAGGACGACGCCGCGCGGCGCCGCATCGCCGAGTACGCGGCGCGCCACGGCGGACGGAAGCCCAACGTCCTGGTCATCTTGATGGACGACGTCGGCTGGGGCGACTTCGGCTGCTACGGCGGCGGCGTCGCGGTCGGCGCGCCGACGCCGAACATCGACCGCCTCGCGGCGGGCGGCTTGCGCTTGACGTCGTGCTACTCCGAGCCGTCGTGCACGCCGTCGCGCGCTTCGCTGCTCACCGGGCGCCTGCCGATGCGGCACGGACTGCAGCGTCCGCCGATGTACGGCGAGAAGGGCGGGCTGCAGGGTGAGGTGACGCTCGCCGAGCTGCTGTCGCGCGCGGGCTACGTCACGCAGGCGGTCGGTAAGTGGCACCTCGGCGAGAACGTCGAGTCGCAGCCGCAGCACGTCGGCTTCGACGACTTCTACGGCTTCCTCTCGGTGTCCGACATGTACACCGAGTGGCGCGATCCGTACTTCTTCCCCGAGATCGTCTACTCCGCCGAGCGCACGAAGTGGATCGAGAACCAGCCGTTCAACAAGTGCTTCGTGCACGCGCGGCGCGGCGAGGAGCTCGAGAGCGTCGAGGAGGTGACGATCCCGGTCCTGTCGTTGCTCGACGACAAGTGGGCCGACTACTCGATCCAGTTCATCCGCCGCATGGCGAGCGAGAACAAGCCGTGGTTCCTCTACCACTGCACGCGCGGCGCCCACTTCGACAACTACCCGCACGAGCGCTTCCTCGGGAAGTCGCCGGCGAAGCATCCGTACAAGGACACGCTGCTCGAGCTCGACGACATCGTCGGACGCCTGATCGACGTCCTGCGCGAGACCGGACAGCTCGAGCACACGCTGGTCTTCGTCTCGTCGGACAACGGTCCCGAGATGGAGACCTGGCCCGACGCCGCGTACTCACCGTTCCGCTGCGCGAAGGGATCGACGTGGGAAGGCGGTCAGCGCGTGCCGGGGATCTTCTCGTGGCCGGGGATGATCGATCCGGGCCGCGCGTCGGACGGGCTGTTCTCGCAGATGGACCTCTTCCCGACCGTGCTGACCCTCGCCGGCGCCGAGGAGCTGCTGCCGAGCGACCGCTTCATCGACGGCGTCGACCAGACGTCGTTCTTGCTGCACGAGTCGGGCGAGTCGAACCGCAAGTACCTGTACTACTGGCTCGGCCAGCAGTTCTCCGCGCTGCGCGTCGGCGAGTACAAGTTCATGCTCGCGTCGATCTCCGACGACGACCACGACGTGCTCAACCCCGGCGGCTTCACGGGCGTCATGCAAAAGTATCCCTACGGGCGCCTCTACAACCTCTACCTCGACCCCAAGGAGACGCGCAGCTACCTGATCCGCAAGCTCGCCTACGTCGAGGCGTTCCAGAGCGGCATCCGGAACCACCTCATGACCTTCAAGAAGTACCCGCCGAAAGTGGTCGTCGGGTTGTGA